The Methanobacterium sp. genome window below encodes:
- a CDS encoding HEPN domain-containing protein, whose amino-acid sequence MKYQFERCKDRGKIVQTGIDSQLVEKELEESRYDLESAEKSVNEGNYKWTIVQSYYSMFHAFRGLLFSRGYREKSHICLKFAIEAIFVDNGLISEDILEDFDFAMRARERADYSYIYNENLAHDMLESTKKLISEVENLL is encoded by the coding sequence ATGAAATATCAATTTGAAAGATGTAAAGATAGAGGGAAGATAGTACAAACAGGTATTGATTCTCAACTAGTTGAAAAAGAGCTCGAAGAATCTCGTTATGATCTAGAATCAGCAGAAAAATCCGTAAATGAAGGGAATTATAAATGGACGATTGTTCAAAGCTACTATTCGATGTTTCATGCATTTAGGGGATTACTTTTTAGTAGAGGCTATAGAGAGAAAAGTCATATTTGCCTTAAGTTTGCAATTGAAGCTATTTTTGTTGATAATGGCCTTATAAGTGAAGATATACTTGAAGACTTTGATTTCGCGATGAGAGCAAGAGAAAGGGCAGATTATAGCTACATATATAATGAAAACCTCGCACATGACATGCTTGAATCTACAAAAAAGTTAATTAGCGAAGTAGAGAATCTACTTTAA
- a CDS encoding AbrB/MazE/SpoVT family DNA-binding domain-containing protein, translating to MVSVTKKYQVTIPKEVREDLNIHQGDKVVFVKDREGKWILMTVEELRDRMVEASKDIEETITESREGFKIFDFDTQTHSI from the coding sequence ATGGTAAGTGTTACAAAGAAGTATCAGGTAACGATTCCCAAAGAAGTGAGAGAAGATCTTAATATTCATCAAGGAGACAAAGTGGTTTTTGTAAAAGACAGGGAAGGAAAATGGATTCTCATGACAGTTGAAGAATTAAGGGACAGAATGGTAGAGGCATCAAAGGACATTGAAGAAACTATAACCGAATCAAGAGAAGGTTTCAAAATCTTTGATTTTGATACCCAAACACACAGTATTTGA
- a CDS encoding HEPN domain-containing protein, producing the protein MKEKIKALIKRADDSLESAKLLVNNGFNDVSVSRSYYAMFYAAEAVLKHFQR; encoded by the coding sequence ATGAAAGAAAAAATTAAAGCGCTTATTAAAAGAGCTGATGACAGCTTAGAATCTGCAAAGTTACTTGTTAATAACGGATTTAACGACGTTTCTGTTTCAAGATCCTATTATGCTATGTTTTATGCGGCCGAAGCTGTCTTGAAACATTTTCAAAGATGA
- a CDS encoding DNA double-strand break repair nuclease NurA — protein MNNKLEIDFEKIKFDPGKYWVDMPIEERKTDIIISGGDGSRNWKEFLGFVVYAINAECLIHNGKNLQKVECCDVDIINPYKYVKNRLETYMSIYEIKSSLKAFREFNVDLMLFDGSLLGKLIRPSPMENTLPDWIKNEIRLKYLKEIEKDLEKNFKIQVVSPKLFDSMETFGENIVDSIIYLENLENLLATRYFLKEAQKREKQIIGISKTSTRTDYQTTFDSNIPDMAIFDGYSKKQGYSKPQYLEVSQNMVKRIFPVYNDFFKNLTFTVFYARLDDFKNILKFELPYKAKEDEIITLLESLKGICTEGYPYLLKKAHDDVVLRNRDIDTISRIMGFNDSDFKVGRDGLWLK, from the coding sequence TTGAATAATAAATTGGAAATTGATTTTGAAAAAATTAAATTTGATCCTGGAAAATATTGGGTAGACATGCCTATTGAAGAGCGGAAAACAGATATAATTATTTCTGGTGGGGATGGAAGTCGTAACTGGAAAGAATTCCTGGGTTTTGTTGTTTATGCTATAAATGCAGAATGTTTAATACATAATGGGAAAAATCTTCAAAAAGTAGAATGTTGCGATGTTGATATTATTAATCCATATAAATATGTTAAAAATCGATTAGAAACATATATGAGCATTTATGAGATTAAAAGCAGTTTAAAAGCGTTCAGAGAATTTAATGTTGATTTAATGCTTTTTGATGGTTCACTTTTGGGAAAACTGATAAGGCCATCTCCTATGGAAAATACGCTTCCAGATTGGATAAAAAATGAAATAAGATTAAAATATTTAAAAGAAATTGAAAAAGACTTAGAAAAAAATTTTAAAATACAAGTAGTGTCTCCTAAATTATTTGATTCAATGGAAACATTTGGGGAAAATATAGTTGATTCTATAATTTATCTTGAGAATCTGGAAAACCTCTTAGCTACAAGGTATTTTTTAAAAGAAGCTCAAAAGAGAGAAAAACAGATAATAGGAATATCAAAAACATCAACAAGAACAGATTACCAAACTACATTTGACTCTAATATTCCAGACATGGCAATATTTGATGGATACAGTAAAAAACAAGGATATTCAAAGCCACAATATTTGGAAGTATCCCAAAACATGGTCAAAAGAATTTTTCCTGTTTACAATGATTTTTTTAAAAATTTAACTTTCACAGTTTTTTATGCGAGATTGGATGATTTTAAAAATATTTTGAAGTTTGAATTACCTTATAAAGCAAAAGAAGATGAAATCATTACTTTATTGGAGTCATTAAAAGGTATTTGTACTGAAGGATATCCTTATTTACTAAAAAAAGCGCATGATGATGTTGTACTTCGAAATCGTGATATTGATACTATTTCAAGAATAATGGGATTTAATGATTCGGATTTTAAAGTGGGGAGAGATGGTTTATGGCTAAAATAA
- a CDS encoding ATP-binding protein has protein sequence MAKIIGRCIGETSPVEVSFISKEMPQIGEYVSMEYDGKKVLGMIESLVRGSVSINDDIYDPKTVERIKEIEGDDHYIRGSVRILGDVEKLRIPRTPPMPGTEIKIADPHILKKIFEIESNGLKLGNLISQEEVEVEADINKMITRHLAILAMTGAGKSNTVAVIINGILKVNGCVIIFDMHSEYVNSEFEYGGVNPIKARINPLYLSFSEIKQLANIHEKAYVQERYFRKAHNQARKVIENGTNQDYFTIINQILEKWIESDEPQYKTYSKSIFDVLNKIDDLKNKYNSILDLNSPDILDKIKLDSANVIDLGSVDEKAAETIVSHVLRNALNKRKNYIRKEEKDILSYPVFFVLEEAHILAPKSRPARSKYWISRIAREGRKFGVGLCLVSQSPKSLDPDSLSQANNMIILRLVEPQDQRHVQTASESLSDDLVKQLPSLNVGEAIVLGLMTKIPTLVKIDEFRGKLSGGDLNIVAEWNKSVEEENKILQEQEDELDELEEEY, from the coding sequence ATGGCTAAAATAATTGGAAGATGTATTGGAGAAACTTCACCTGTAGAAGTGAGTTTTATTTCCAAGGAAATGCCTCAAATTGGAGAATATGTATCAATGGAATATGATGGGAAAAAAGTACTGGGAATGATTGAATCTTTAGTCAGGGGAAGCGTTTCTATTAACGATGATATTTATGATCCAAAAACTGTGGAGCGTATTAAGGAGATAGAAGGGGATGATCATTATATTCGTGGAAGTGTTCGAATTTTAGGAGATGTTGAAAAACTGAGAATTCCTAGAACTCCTCCAATGCCTGGAACTGAAATTAAAATTGCGGATCCTCATATTCTTAAAAAGATATTTGAAATTGAAAGTAATGGTCTTAAATTAGGTAATTTAATCAGTCAGGAAGAAGTGGAAGTAGAAGCTGATATAAATAAGATGATTACACGCCATTTAGCGATTTTAGCTATGACTGGGGCTGGAAAGTCTAATACTGTGGCAGTAATCATTAATGGCATTTTAAAAGTAAATGGATGTGTTATAATATTTGATATGCACTCTGAATATGTAAATTCAGAGTTTGAATATGGTGGAGTCAACCCTATTAAAGCCAGAATTAACCCATTATACCTTTCATTTTCAGAAATAAAGCAATTAGCTAACATTCATGAAAAAGCTTATGTTCAGGAAAGATATTTCAGAAAAGCGCATAATCAGGCTAGAAAAGTTATTGAAAATGGAACAAATCAAGATTATTTTACTATTATAAATCAAATACTTGAAAAATGGATAGAAAGTGATGAACCTCAATATAAAACATATTCTAAATCTATTTTTGATGTGTTAAATAAAATAGATGACTTAAAAAATAAATATAATAGCATTTTAGATTTAAATTCACCAGATATTCTGGATAAAATAAAATTAGATTCTGCAAATGTCATTGATTTAGGTTCTGTTGATGAAAAAGCAGCAGAAACAATAGTAAGTCATGTTTTACGAAATGCTTTAAATAAAAGGAAAAATTACATTAGAAAAGAAGAAAAAGATATCCTTAGTTACCCAGTATTTTTCGTACTTGAAGAAGCACATATTTTAGCTCCTAAAAGTAGACCTGCACGTTCTAAATACTGGATAAGTAGAATTGCAAGGGAAGGACGTAAATTTGGTGTTGGTTTATGTCTTGTAAGTCAAAGTCCCAAATCATTAGACCCGGATTCGCTTTCTCAAGCAAATAACATGATTATTTTAAGGCTGGTTGAGCCACAAGACCAGAGGCATGTTCAAACAGCCAGTGAAAGCCTGAGCGATGATCTTGTAAAACAGTTACCTTCATTAAATGTAGGAGAGGCTATAGTATTAGGGCTTATGACCAAAATTCCTACATTAGTTAAAATTGATGAATTTAGAGGTAAACTTTCTGGAGGAGATTTAAACATAGTTGCAGAGTGGAATAAAAGCGTGGAGGAAGAAAATAAGATTCTGCAGGAGCAAGAAGATGAATTAGATGAACTGGAGGAAGAATATTAA
- a CDS encoding type II toxin-antitoxin system VapC family toxin, with protein sequence MKLVLDTNVFKSKKFCGWLLTSKDVKYLPAFAYMEYLYHNLKKGNTESMVDAFLKQMNISIVPFGKDDAAEAARGSIENRDFKDNARDYAIGATAIKLNAKLVTNNLKHFKWMKNVVTPDDVLKKP encoded by the coding sequence ATGAAACTGGTTCTTGATACTAATGTTTTTAAAAGCAAAAAATTTTGCGGCTGGCTTCTTACATCAAAAGATGTGAAATATTTACCTGCTTTTGCTTATATGGAATATCTTTATCATAATCTTAAAAAAGGAAATACCGAATCTATGGTAGATGCATTCCTGAAACAGATGAACATATCTATTGTTCCCTTTGGAAAAGATGATGCAGCAGAAGCAGCCCGTGGATCCATTGAAAACCGGGATTTCAAAGATAATGCGAGAGATTATGCTATAGGGGCCACTGCAATCAAATTGAATGCAAAACTGGTTACAAATAATTTAAAACATTTTAAATGGATGAAAAATGTTGTAACGCCTGATGATGTACTTAAAAAGCCTTAA
- the cas4 gene encoding CRISPR-associated protein Cas4: MLSDSEKQLRIIGTQINYYFICKMKLWLFSHHIQMEQESDLLSLGKLLHSKSYKDEKEYTIDNLISVDFIKKQDCLELHEVKKSSKMERAHEYQLLYYMCYLKNKKGIENIKGIINYPKMRKKVMVKLDESKENELNTIIEDIGNIINEDAPKPERMRICRKCAYFEFCWV, encoded by the coding sequence ATGCTTTCAGACTCCGAAAAACAACTTCGAATAATAGGGACCCAGATCAACTATTATTTCATCTGCAAGATGAAACTCTGGCTTTTTTCTCACCATATTCAGATGGAACAGGAATCTGATCTTTTATCCCTTGGAAAATTACTGCATTCAAAAAGCTATAAAGATGAAAAAGAGTATACAATTGATAATTTAATCAGCGTTGATTTTATTAAAAAACAGGATTGTCTGGAGCTTCATGAAGTTAAAAAGAGCAGTAAAATGGAAAGGGCGCATGAATATCAGCTCCTGTATTACATGTGCTATTTAAAAAACAAAAAAGGTATTGAAAACATCAAAGGTATAATTAATTATCCTAAGATGAGAAAGAAAGTAATGGTAAAGTTAGATGAATCTAAAGAAAATGAACTAAATACCATAATTGAAGATATTGGCAATATAATTAATGAAGACGCTCCAAAACCTGAAAGAATGAGAATTTGCAGGAAATGTGCATATTTTGAGTTCTGCTGGGTTTGA
- a CDS encoding nucleotidyltransferase domain-containing protein yields the protein MGPEGIEDIKNFLYLVKKEFNPELVLLFGSRARNEYLKESDYDFIIVSKKFEGIHFLERIQQLLEFWDLDQDVDILPYTPEEFEKKKNEIGIVNEAFKEGIIIKSAG from the coding sequence ATGGGTCCAGAAGGAATTGAAGATATAAAAAACTTTTTATATCTTGTAAAAAAAGAATTTAACCCAGAATTAGTACTTTTATTTGGCAGCAGGGCCAGAAATGAATACCTTAAAGAAAGTGACTATGATTTTATAATTGTAAGCAAAAAATTTGAAGGCATACACTTCCTGGAGAGAATTCAACAACTCCTTGAGTTCTGGGATCTTGATCAGGATGTGGATATACTGCCCTACACTCCAGAAGAATTCGAAAAAAAGAAAAATGAAATTGGAATAGTAAATGAAGCTTTTAAAGAAGGCATAATTATAAAATCTGCTGGATGA
- a CDS encoding nucleotidyltransferase domain-containing protein: MKVKRSMKEIKPILLEIKKLLKNIYDDRLTIILYGSLDRDEATIESDIDIAVVLKGRIDKIKEIDKIHDIIYPLTIEYGELISVNPMSEEEIKDVEWPLYYHIQNEGITV; encoded by the coding sequence ATGAAGGTTAAAAGATCTATGAAGGAAATAAAACCGATTCTTTTAGAGATTAAAAAGTTACTTAAGAATATTTATGATGATCGCCTTACAATTATCCTTTATGGCTCTCTTGATAGAGATGAAGCTACAATTGAATCAGATATCGACATTGCGGTTGTTTTAAAGGGTAGAATTGATAAAATCAAAGAAATTGATAAGATACATGATATCATTTATCCACTGACAATAGAATATGGGGAGCTTATATCTGTTAACCCAATGTCTGAAGAAGAAATTAAAGATGTAGAATGGCCTTTATATTACCATATCCAAAATGAAGGGATAACAGTATGA
- the cas1b gene encoding type I-B CRISPR-associated endonuclease Cas1b — protein sequence MKKNYYLMSDGLLKKRENTVYFVNKDGKKPIPINKIYSIYAYGSLTFSSQAMHLLAKEGVPVHFFNYYGYYDGSFYPREKLLSGDLIIKQAEHYLDHGKRIFIAKKFVEGAAKNMEKVLKYYNLENQISSILLDLEGCNMITEAMNVEGRIRADYYQKMNEILPESFNFDKRVKRPPENMINALISFGNSMVYSTVLSEIYNTQLNPTVSYLHEPSERRFSLALDLSEIFKPFLVDRLIFYLVNKRMLSEDDFEKDLNYCLLNDSGRKTFIKEYDERLKKTIKHRELNRKVSYKRLIRLEAYKLIKHILGSKEYKPFVMWW from the coding sequence ATGAAAAAGAACTACTATTTAATGTCAGATGGACTGCTTAAAAAACGAGAAAATACAGTTTATTTTGTAAATAAAGACGGCAAAAAGCCAATTCCAATCAACAAAATTTATTCTATCTATGCATATGGCTCGTTAACCTTTTCTTCCCAGGCAATGCATCTTCTTGCAAAAGAAGGCGTTCCAGTTCATTTCTTTAACTATTATGGCTATTATGACGGCAGTTTTTACCCGAGAGAAAAGCTATTATCTGGAGATCTGATTATAAAACAGGCAGAACATTATCTGGACCATGGAAAGAGAATTTTCATAGCTAAAAAATTTGTGGAAGGCGCTGCAAAAAATATGGAGAAAGTTCTCAAGTATTATAATCTTGAAAACCAGATAAGCAGCATATTGCTGGATTTAGAAGGTTGCAACATGATAACAGAAGCTATGAATGTTGAAGGCAGGATACGTGCTGATTATTACCAGAAGATGAATGAAATTCTCCCAGAAAGCTTTAATTTCGATAAAAGAGTTAAAAGACCGCCGGAAAATATGATAAATGCGCTTATAAGCTTCGGCAATTCCATGGTTTATTCAACAGTTCTGTCTGAAATTTATAATACTCAGCTTAATCCAACGGTTTCTTATCTTCACGAGCCATCTGAACGTAGATTCTCACTGGCACTGGACTTAAGCGAAATTTTCAAGCCATTTTTAGTAGATCGGCTGATTTTCTATCTTGTAAACAAAAGGATGCTCAGTGAAGATGATTTTGAAAAAGATCTTAATTACTGTCTTTTAAATGACAGTGGAAGGAAGACTTTCATTAAAGAGTATGATGAACGGCTTAAAAAGACCATCAAACACAGGGAACTTAACAGGAAGGTTTCTTATAAGAGACTTATTAGACTTGAGGCATATAAACTTATAAAACATATTTTAGGGTCTAAAGAATATAAACCGTTTGTAATGTGGTGGTAG
- the cas2 gene encoding CRISPR-associated endonuclease Cas2, producing MYVIIVYDIKVERVNKVKGFLRKHLYWIQNSVFEGEVTKSELEEIKTGLMDIIEKNEDSVIIYRFRTADAFNRKVLGVEKAPIDGIL from the coding sequence ATGTACGTGATAATTGTCTATGATATTAAAGTGGAACGGGTCAATAAAGTCAAAGGATTCCTCCGAAAACATCTCTACTGGATTCAAAATTCTGTTTTTGAAGGAGAAGTCACAAAAAGCGAGCTTGAAGAAATAAAAACAGGTTTAATGGATATTATAGAAAAAAACGAGGATTCTGTGATAATATACAGGTTTAGAACTGCAGATGCATTTAACAGGAAGGTTTTAGGTGTTGAAAAAGCACCTATTGATGGTATACTTTGA
- a CDS encoding nucleotidyltransferase domain-containing protein, with protein sequence MFQKMNILSKPSLKILCFLGKRYREEYHTREIVRRLKIGLGSASRYLKVLEEEELVIKSEIGKLSLYKANMESPLLKELKIVFTLLEIDEMIKDLKADSDQIILFGSCADGEDTEESDIDLFVLSDDGKQVNRIINKHQRIIERKISPIIVNNAELRTLQQKDTPFYSRIKKGRVLHEISI encoded by the coding sequence ATGTTCCAAAAAATGAACATTCTTTCAAAACCATCTTTAAAAATACTATGCTTCCTTGGGAAAAGATACCGAGAAGAGTATCATACAAGAGAGATTGTAAGAAGGCTTAAAATAGGATTAGGCTCAGCAAGCAGGTATTTAAAAGTATTAGAAGAAGAAGAGCTCGTAATTAAATCTGAAATAGGAAAATTAAGCCTATATAAAGCAAACATGGAAAGTCCACTGCTTAAAGAGCTTAAAATCGTTTTCACATTGCTTGAAATAGATGAAATGATTAAAGATCTTAAAGCTGATTCAGATCAGATAATTTTGTTTGGAAGCTGTGCAGACGGAGAAGATACTGAAGAAAGTGATATAGATTTATTTGTCCTTTCAGATGATGGAAAACAAGTAAATAGAATAATTAATAAGCATCAAAGGATTATTGAAAGAAAAATATCTCCAATAATTGTTAATAATGCAGAATTAAGAACACTACAACAAAAAGATACGCCATTCTATTCTAGAATTAAAAAAGGAAGGGTTTTACATGAAATATCAATTTGA
- a CDS encoding HEPN domain-containing protein codes for MREEVSNWWKQALKNLESASKNIEINEYYVTAFLSQQATEKALKALYIHTIKESPGPTHSLLFWKKR; via the coding sequence ATGAGAGAAGAAGTTTCTAACTGGTGGAAGCAGGCGCTGAAGAACCTGGAAAGTGCTTCCAAAAACATTGAGATCAATGAATATTATGTAACTGCTTTTTTATCTCAACAGGCCACTGAAAAGGCACTAAAAGCACTTTATATCCATACAATTAAAGAGTCTCCCGGTCCAACTCATTCACTACTTTTTTGGAAGAAGCGTTAA